A window from Chiloscyllium punctatum isolate Juve2018m chromosome 3, sChiPun1.3, whole genome shotgun sequence encodes these proteins:
- the LOC140462352 gene encoding actin-binding Rho-activating protein yields the protein MAASGGNRQVPGQDGSASLRKKWQEWADDHRQYQRSNPFSGSHAVTLRLQRGDEEYGRPKKGSKTDQRGKDAHTHIGKEVEELLYVIRRYGEAGPGGNICITFGRLFDAYVTISNKVVGILLRARKHGLVHFDGEMLWQGRDDRALITLLE from the coding sequence ATGGCAGCGAGTGGAGGCAATCGCCAAGTGCCAGGACAGGACGGAAGTGCAAGCCTGAGGAAGAAGTGGCAGGAATGGGCCGACGACCACAGACAGTACCAAAGGTCCAATCCTTTCAGCGGCTCCCACGCGGTCACTCTGCggctgcagagaggggatgaAGAATACGGGCGTCCCAAAAAGGGATCCAAAACAGACCAGAGAGGTAAAGACGCACATACCCACATCGGGAAAGAAGTCGAAGAGTTGCTTTATGTTATTAGAAGGTACGGAGAAGCCGGGCCAGGCGGGAACATCTGCATAACATTCGGGAGATTGTTTGATGCTTACGTGACAATTTCCAATAAAGTGGTGGGAATCCTGCTACGAGCGAGAAAACACGGTCTGGTTCATTTTGATGGGGAAATGCTTTGGCAAGGAAGGGATGATCGCGCTCTCATCACGCTGCTGGAGTGA
- the hint3 gene encoding adenosine 5'-monophosphoramidase HINT3 encodes MAAVGVGDGGDTAGPVAAAERSEAGASGAAYPEFDKKCIFCRIGNREESVDLLHWDDQFACFRDIRPGAPHHYLVVPRKHIANCKSLKKEHISVVQKMVNIGKSVLQQNGMNDLADVRLGFHLPPFCTITHLHLHVLAPASQMGFISRMVYRVNSYWFITVDKLIENLKSLPDE; translated from the exons ATGGCGGCGGTTGGTGTCGGGGATGGTGGGGACACTGCGGGCCCGGTTGCGGCCGCAGAAAGGTCTGAGGCCGGAGCCTCGGGAGCGGCCTATCCGGAATTTGATAAAAAATGTATCTTTTGTAGAATCGGGAATAGAGAGGAGTCGGTGGATTTGCTGCATTGG GATGACCAGTTTGCTTGTTTTAGGGACATTCGCCCTGGTGCGCCCCATCATTATCTTGTTGTACCAAGAAAACACATTGCAAATTGCAAATCTCTGAAGAAGGAGCATATATCAGTGG TTCAAAAGATGGTGAACATTGGAAAAAGTGTACTGCAACAAAATGGCATGAATGACCTGGCAGATGTAAG GCTTGGCTTCCACCTGCCCCCATTCTGTACAATAACTCACTTGCACTTGCATGTATTGGCTCCAGCCAGTCAGATGGGATTTATATCGAGAATGGTTTACCGAGTTAATTCCTACTGGTTCATTACA GTTGACAAATTGATTGAAAATCTAAAGTCTCTTCCGGATGAGTGA